One genomic region from Glaciimonas sp. PAMC28666 encodes:
- the pxpB gene encoding 5-oxoprolinase subunit PxpB, whose product MTATAPNPCQAEIHLLGEGAIVLSIKDAGNAAGTATLASQQRLWAIAVKAGGWLHVLDVVPGMNNLTIIFDPLIADADHLADKLLTAWNKTSAVVKSGREIEIPVVYGGERGPDLTIVAEHTGLSVAEVIKRHTAADYIVFFLGFQPGFAYMGGLDPLLATPRRPEPRLVVPAGSVAIGGSQTAIYPAASPGGWQLIGYSDVRLFDPCAAPPTLLQPGDRVRFVASGDLS is encoded by the coding sequence ATGACTGCGACCGCGCCAAACCCGTGTCAGGCCGAAATTCACCTTCTGGGTGAAGGTGCCATCGTCTTAAGTATTAAGGACGCAGGGAACGCAGCCGGTACCGCTACGTTGGCCTCGCAGCAGCGCTTGTGGGCAATCGCTGTAAAAGCAGGCGGTTGGCTGCATGTCCTGGATGTTGTTCCCGGCATGAACAATCTAACGATCATTTTTGATCCTTTAATTGCTGACGCGGATCATCTCGCCGACAAATTATTAACTGCATGGAATAAGACCAGCGCCGTCGTCAAGAGCGGACGTGAAATTGAAATTCCTGTGGTCTACGGAGGGGAACGCGGTCCTGATCTTACTATCGTTGCCGAGCATACCGGGTTGTCGGTAGCGGAAGTCATCAAGCGCCATACCGCCGCAGATTACATTGTTTTTTTCCTCGGCTTCCAACCCGGTTTTGCATACATGGGCGGGCTGGACCCATTATTAGCAACACCGCGTCGCCCTGAACCAAGATTGGTCGTACCTGCCGGTTCGGTCGCCATCGGCGGTAGCCAAACCGCCATCTATCCCGCGGCCTCGCCGGGTGGCTGGCAGTTAATTGGCTATTCTGATGTACGTTTATTCGATCCGTGCGCGGCACCGCCGACGCTATTGCAACCAGGTGACCGCGTGCGTTTTGTGGCTAGCGGGGATCTGTCATGA
- the pyrE gene encoding orotate phosphoribosyltransferase: protein MNNLRQQFIAFSVASGVLRFGDFVTKAGRTSPYFFNAGLFNEGATLAQLAQFYARTLLDSGVEFDMLFGPAYKGITLASATAVAMAAEGRNVAFSYNRKEAKDHGEGGTIVGAKLQGRVVIIDDVISAGTSVRESVAMIRAAGATPCAVLIALDRMERSGKDDALSAKSAVDEVGREFGLPVISIGNLNDLLTYISAAGADPQLAQYKDAVATYRTRYGVN from the coding sequence TTGAATAATTTACGCCAACAATTTATTGCCTTTTCTGTGGCCTCCGGCGTTTTGCGATTTGGCGACTTTGTGACGAAGGCCGGGCGCACATCGCCTTATTTTTTTAATGCCGGATTGTTTAATGAGGGCGCGACCCTGGCGCAATTAGCGCAGTTTTATGCGCGCACTTTATTGGACTCCGGAGTCGAGTTCGACATGTTGTTTGGTCCTGCTTACAAGGGCATTACGCTGGCTTCGGCAACTGCAGTAGCGATGGCGGCAGAAGGACGCAATGTGGCGTTTTCGTACAACCGCAAGGAAGCCAAGGATCACGGCGAGGGCGGCACCATTGTGGGCGCCAAGCTGCAAGGGCGCGTGGTGATTATTGATGACGTGATTTCGGCCGGTACTTCGGTGCGTGAGTCAGTCGCCATGATTCGCGCTGCCGGGGCGACCCCTTGTGCGGTGCTGATTGCGCTTGATCGGATGGAGCGGTCGGGTAAAGATGATGCTCTTTCTGCAAAATCCGCGGTCGACGAGGTAGGACGGGAATTCGGATTGCCGGTGATTTCAATCGGCAATTTGAATGATTTGCTGACATACATTTCGGCGGCCGGTGCGGACCCCCAGTTAGCCCAATACAAGGATGCGGTTGCGACCTATCGCACGCGTTACGGTGTGAACTGA
- a CDS encoding DUF4124 domain-containing protein translates to MNSDVQVQLNPPLNLPRLPHFRGAFHLARLTFYAIAFICVLPSPAVSQIFICKDGAGRTITSDHPTPECADRAMRELSNAGLLRREIPAPLNAEQKHQLQLQEEKHRIAAAALEEQHQQDKALMARYRSENDITASRRYYLALSQDMIKRDQASIVEAEGQLKAAQADAEFYKNKKLPAPVQWKIDDAQQALVGSKTSLSEHQQEAAGINAKFDETLTRYRTLSLDQANSSNR, encoded by the coding sequence ATGAATTCAGACGTACAGGTGCAACTCAACCCCCCCCTAAATTTACCGCGTCTGCCTCATTTCAGAGGTGCGTTTCATTTGGCTCGCCTGACTTTTTATGCGATCGCCTTTATTTGCGTGCTGCCGTCGCCCGCGGTCAGCCAAATTTTTATTTGCAAGGATGGGGCAGGGAGGACTATAACCTCCGATCATCCCACTCCCGAATGTGCTGATCGGGCTATGCGTGAACTCAGTAACGCCGGTTTGCTCCGGCGCGAAATTCCGGCGCCATTAAATGCCGAACAAAAACATCAACTGCAGCTGCAAGAGGAAAAACATCGGATTGCGGCTGCGGCACTGGAGGAGCAGCATCAGCAAGATAAGGCATTGATGGCGCGTTATCGCAGCGAGAACGATATCACCGCATCGCGCCGCTACTATCTGGCGCTCTCCCAAGATATGATTAAACGCGATCAGGCGTCAATTGTAGAGGCTGAGGGGCAATTGAAAGCGGCACAGGCGGATGCCGAATTTTATAAGAATAAAAAGCTTCCTGCGCCCGTTCAATGGAAAATCGACGATGCGCAACAGGCCTTGGTTGGAAGTAAAACCAGCTTGAGTGAACATCAGCAAGAAGCCGCTGGAATCAATGCGAAATTTGATGAGACCTTAACCCGGTACCGGACCCTGAGTCTGGATCAGGCAAACTCTTCGAATCGCTAA
- a CDS encoding biotin-dependent carboxyltransferase family protein: MIEVLRAGRLNSVQDRGRSGFRHLGICQAGALDQTALAIANKLVGNAIDAAALEMTLGPCTLRFTVDTRIAIGGADFAATLDGKSLALWWSAPVRAGQTLTLDGARNGMRAYVAIAGGINVPMQLGSRATDLSAGFGGHCGRALVEGDRLTMDATTPASVAIGRAPRFGVRAPDWYGRDVQSPGAQPMPLRVIPGPEYTQFSVSTQRAFWDSVWTLTPQSNRMGFRLSGPELKIKKNVDMLSHGVFPGVIQVPPAGQPIILMADAQTTGGYPKIGVVITADISKLAQLRFNRTLQFVEYNAEQARQELINETLYLEQINRAIAWQHPVKK, encoded by the coding sequence ATGATTGAGGTCCTTCGCGCCGGACGCCTGAATTCTGTTCAAGATAGGGGGCGCAGCGGCTTTCGTCATCTGGGAATCTGTCAAGCGGGTGCATTAGACCAGACCGCACTTGCGATTGCCAATAAGCTGGTCGGTAATGCTATTGACGCCGCGGCCCTGGAAATGACACTAGGTCCATGCACGTTGCGGTTTACAGTCGATACCCGCATTGCTATCGGTGGCGCTGATTTTGCCGCAACGCTTGACGGTAAAAGCCTCGCGTTGTGGTGGAGCGCACCGGTGCGGGCGGGCCAGACCTTGACATTGGATGGCGCCAGAAATGGCATGCGTGCCTATGTCGCCATCGCCGGTGGAATTAATGTGCCTATGCAATTAGGTTCGCGTGCGACGGATTTGTCCGCTGGGTTTGGCGGTCACTGTGGTCGTGCGCTTGTGGAAGGGGACCGCTTGACGATGGATGCCACGACGCCAGCCTCCGTTGCGATTGGTCGTGCACCCCGTTTTGGTGTTCGTGCACCTGATTGGTATGGACGCGATGTGCAATCGCCGGGTGCGCAGCCAATGCCGCTTCGGGTGATTCCAGGGCCGGAATATACGCAATTCTCCGTGTCTACTCAGCGTGCCTTCTGGGACAGTGTATGGACGCTTACGCCCCAAAGTAATCGGATGGGATTTCGGCTGTCTGGCCCGGAATTAAAAATCAAAAAAAACGTCGATATGCTGTCTCACGGCGTATTCCCCGGCGTGATTCAAGTACCACCAGCCGGCCAGCCGATTATTCTGATGGCCGATGCCCAAACCACCGGAGGCTATCCAAAAATCGGCGTGGTGATTACGGCCGATATTTCGAAACTTGCACAACTGCGCTTTAATCGGACGCTGCAGTTTGTGGAGTACAACGCCGAACAAGCCCGCCAGGAGCTTATCAATGAAACGTTATACCTGGAGCAAATTAACCGGGCGATCGCTTGGCAGCACCCGGTTAAAAAATGA
- a CDS encoding DUF969 domain-containing protein produces MHSAVSLWPLIGVVVIIAGFVFRFNPMLVVAVAAIVTGIAAQFPAEKVLAEIGSGFIKTRNLPLIILLPLAIIGLLERHGLRLHAQNWIARIKSATAGRLLIVYLAARELTAAIGLTSLGGHPQMVRPLLAPMTEGAAETRYGKLTDAVRYKLRAYAAATDNIGLFFGEDIFVAFGAIVLMSTFLHEAGIDVEPLHIALWGIPTAISAFIVHGYRLSRLDAALDREMNYQPAGKTTTTAAKPQQDGTKS; encoded by the coding sequence ATGCATTCTGCTGTCAGTCTGTGGCCGTTAATCGGCGTTGTTGTCATCATTGCGGGTTTTGTCTTTCGCTTTAATCCTATGCTCGTGGTCGCTGTCGCTGCTATTGTGACCGGGATCGCCGCCCAATTTCCTGCCGAGAAGGTGCTTGCAGAGATCGGCTCGGGGTTTATCAAGACCCGCAATTTGCCTTTAATTATTCTATTGCCGCTCGCTATTATCGGACTGCTTGAGCGGCACGGGTTGCGACTGCACGCGCAAAACTGGATAGCGCGTATTAAGTCGGCCACCGCTGGCCGACTGCTAATTGTTTATCTGGCCGCGCGCGAGTTAACCGCTGCCATCGGATTGACGAGTCTGGGCGGACATCCCCAAATGGTTCGGCCGTTGCTGGCACCGATGACCGAGGGCGCAGCCGAAACCCGGTATGGAAAACTGACCGATGCCGTTCGGTATAAGTTACGGGCCTACGCTGCAGCTACGGACAATATTGGGTTGTTTTTCGGCGAGGATATTTTTGTGGCCTTCGGCGCTATCGTGCTCATGTCGACCTTTCTGCATGAGGCCGGTATCGATGTTGAGCCGTTGCATATCGCGCTGTGGGGTATTCCAACCGCGATTTCTGCCTTTATTGTTCATGGCTACCGCTTATCGCGGCTGGACGCCGCGCTAGACCGCGAGATGAATTACCAGCCGGCCGGGAAAACCACGACCACAGCCGCCAAGCCTCAGCAGGACGGGACCAAGTCATGA
- the lipA gene encoding lipoyl synthase, whose product MTTETTPLQTADIAEIVRPASITAPAPYNPLEKQKGASKTARIPIKIIPIERLKKPDWIRVKAASPTTRFYEIKDILRANSLVTVCEEASCPNIGECFGKGTATFMIMGDKCTRRCPFCDVGHGRPDPLDVNEPENLAKTIAELRLSYVVITSVDRDDLRDGGAGHFAECIRRVRELSPNTRIEILTPDFRGRMDRALEILNAAPPDVMNHNLETAPRLYKEARPGSDYDYSLNLLKRFKALHPNVPTKSGIMVGLGETDEEVLQVMRDLRAHDVDMLTIGQYLMPSGNHLPVRRYVHPDTFRMYEEEAYKMGFVHAAVGAMVRSSYHADEQAHDVLAAAALPK is encoded by the coding sequence ATGACCACAGAAACTACTCCTCTACAAACTGCTGACATTGCTGAAATTGTTCGGCCCGCCAGTATTACCGCGCCGGCCCCCTATAATCCGCTGGAAAAGCAAAAAGGCGCTAGCAAAACGGCACGCATTCCGATCAAGATCATTCCGATTGAGCGCCTCAAGAAACCTGACTGGATACGCGTAAAAGCGGCGTCGCCCACCACCCGCTTCTACGAAATCAAAGACATTTTGCGCGCCAATAGCCTGGTGACGGTCTGCGAAGAAGCTAGCTGCCCGAACATCGGTGAGTGTTTCGGTAAAGGGACCGCGACCTTTATGATCATGGGCGACAAATGCACGCGTCGTTGCCCGTTCTGTGATGTCGGACACGGCCGCCCCGATCCGCTAGATGTCAACGAGCCAGAAAATCTGGCGAAAACCATCGCTGAATTACGACTGAGTTATGTGGTTATCACCAGCGTTGACCGGGATGATCTGCGCGATGGTGGCGCTGGCCATTTTGCTGAATGTATCCGTCGTGTGCGTGAATTGTCACCTAACACGCGCATTGAGATCCTGACGCCGGATTTCCGCGGTCGTATGGACCGTGCACTGGAAATACTGAACGCTGCACCGCCGGATGTGATGAACCACAACTTGGAAACTGCACCACGCCTGTACAAGGAGGCGCGCCCAGGATCTGATTATGACTATTCGCTAAATCTGCTCAAACGCTTTAAAGCGCTGCATCCGAATGTTCCGACCAAATCCGGGATCATGGTCGGCCTGGGTGAAACCGACGAAGAAGTGTTGCAAGTGATGCGTGACTTACGCGCCCACGACGTCGACATGCTGACTATCGGCCAATACCTGATGCCAAGCGGCAACCATTTACCGGTCCGCCGTTACGTACATCCTGATACCTTCAGGATGTACGAAGAAGAAGCTTACAAGATGGGCTTTGTCCATGCTGCAGTCGGGGCAATGGTACGTAGTTCGTATCATGCAGATGAGCAGGCGCACGATGTTTTGGCGGCTGCAGCACTGCCAAAATGA
- the gatB gene encoding Asp-tRNA(Asn)/Glu-tRNA(Gln) amidotransferase subunit GatB has translation MQWEVVIGLETHAQLSTKSKIFSGSSTLFGAEPNTQASPVDLALPGVLPVLNRGAVERAIQFGLAVDAVVAAQSVFARKNYFYPDLPKGYQISQFEIPVVQGGKVSFVMEKDGKSEIRSVQLTRAHLEEDAGKSLHEDYQGMTGIDLNRAGTPLLEIVTEPDMRSAAEAVAYAKSLHALVMWLGISDGNMQEGSFRCDANVSVRPVGQKEYGTRREVKNLNSFRFLEEAINYEVQNQIETIEDGGTIRQETRLYDPDKKETRSMRSKEDSQDYRYFPDPDLPPLVISREWVERVRATMPELPGAMRERFMRDYGLSDYDAIVLTQSKAMAAYFEGVVSKAGKEQAKPAANWLMGDVSSTLHREGVDISEAPVNAIQFALLLQRIADGTISNKIAKEVFAAMWDAKAPQDTLADEIIESKGLKQISDSGALEKIIDEVLAANAKSVEEFRAGKEKAFNALIGQAMKASKGKANPAQLTELLKQKLTS, from the coding sequence ATGCAATGGGAAGTCGTCATCGGTCTGGAAACGCATGCGCAGCTTTCGACCAAATCAAAAATTTTTAGTGGATCATCTACCCTGTTTGGAGCCGAGCCGAATACGCAGGCTAGTCCGGTCGATCTGGCGTTACCAGGAGTATTGCCGGTACTTAATCGCGGTGCTGTGGAGCGCGCTATACAGTTTGGTCTGGCGGTGGATGCAGTCGTTGCAGCGCAGTCGGTTTTTGCGCGCAAGAACTACTTCTATCCCGATTTGCCGAAAGGCTATCAGATTAGCCAATTCGAGATTCCTGTGGTGCAGGGAGGCAAAGTTTCGTTCGTGATGGAAAAAGATGGGAAGAGCGAAATCCGTTCGGTCCAGTTAACCCGCGCGCATCTGGAAGAGGATGCGGGGAAATCACTCCACGAAGACTATCAGGGCATGACCGGCATCGACTTGAATCGTGCCGGCACACCATTGCTGGAAATCGTCACAGAACCGGATATGCGCAGTGCGGCGGAAGCCGTTGCTTACGCCAAATCGTTGCATGCGTTGGTCATGTGGCTGGGGATTTCCGACGGTAACATGCAAGAAGGCTCTTTCCGCTGCGACGCCAACGTTTCTGTACGTCCAGTCGGGCAAAAAGAATATGGCACACGCCGTGAAGTCAAGAATTTGAACTCGTTCCGCTTCCTCGAAGAAGCGATCAATTACGAAGTCCAGAATCAAATTGAAACGATCGAAGATGGCGGCACCATTCGTCAGGAAACACGCCTCTACGATCCGGATAAAAAAGAAACACGTTCAATGCGCAGCAAGGAAGACTCACAGGATTATCGTTATTTCCCTGATCCGGATTTGCCGCCGCTGGTTATTTCGCGTGAATGGGTCGAACGTGTCCGCGCGACCATGCCGGAATTACCCGGTGCGATGCGTGAACGCTTTATGCGTGATTACGGCCTGTCCGACTACGACGCAATCGTCTTGACGCAATCAAAGGCAATGGCGGCGTATTTTGAAGGCGTGGTATCAAAGGCAGGCAAAGAACAGGCTAAACCGGCTGCCAATTGGCTGATGGGCGATGTCTCATCAACCTTGCACCGTGAAGGCGTCGACATCAGCGAGGCTCCCGTCAACGCAATTCAATTTGCATTGTTGCTGCAACGTATCGCGGACGGCACCATTTCCAACAAAATAGCCAAAGAAGTCTTTGCCGCGATGTGGGATGCAAAAGCGCCGCAAGATACGTTAGCTGATGAAATCATCGAGAGCAAAGGTCTCAAGCAGATTTCCGATAGCGGAGCGCTGGAAAAAATCATCGATGAAGTATTGGCAGCCAATGCTAAATCGGTCGAAGAATTTCGTGCCGGGAAGGAAAAAGCCTTTAACGCTCTCATCGGCCAAGCTATGAAAGCGAGTAAAGGTAAAGCAAATCCTGCACAGCTAACGGAGTTGCTGAAACAGAAGTTGACATCCTAA
- a CDS encoding winged helix DNA-binding protein yields the protein MDTPSKILSSAHLASESTAELSELEYALIIAGNAFNRWMARCMSAAGVKDMTPVEVSLLHHVCHRERKKKLADICFVLNIEDTHIASYALKKLVKTGLVTSQKVGKEAFFSATEKGYELAQAYRKVREECLIPLLSDTGLSNQSLGETAKLLRTASGLYDTGSRAATSR from the coding sequence ATGGATACACCATCAAAAATACTGTCTTCGGCGCATTTGGCATCGGAGAGCACAGCAGAGTTATCAGAGCTTGAATACGCGTTAATAATTGCGGGCAATGCTTTTAATCGCTGGATGGCACGCTGCATGTCGGCTGCAGGCGTCAAAGATATGACGCCGGTTGAAGTGTCTTTGTTGCATCACGTCTGTCACCGGGAGCGCAAAAAGAAATTAGCCGATATTTGTTTTGTGTTGAATATTGAAGACACCCACATTGCCAGTTATGCGCTGAAAAAGTTGGTTAAAACAGGTTTGGTGACAAGCCAGAAGGTTGGCAAAGAGGCTTTTTTTTCGGCTACTGAGAAAGGATATGAATTAGCCCAAGCATACCGTAAAGTCCGTGAGGAATGTCTGATTCCCTTACTATCTGACACGGGGCTATCAAATCAAAGTCTGGGCGAGACCGCAAAACTGTTGCGGACGGCATCCGGGTTATACGATACGGGATCGCGCGCAGCGACCTCGCGCTGA
- a CDS encoding DUF979 domain-containing protein → MIISVTYLYYLVGIILAITAGMTLRDSTNPRRWSSGLFWGLFAAAFLIGDRLPPSLVGLGVILMALIAGLGWVGAGKHVELPDAARRASAGRLGNKLFVPALAIPIVTVIGTVLLHSVKIGDSFLLDPKNTTLVSLGIGCIVALGLACWLTHDTPAQSMRESRRLTEALGWAVVLPQMLGMLGLVFSDAGVGKAVAHITTSYINMDYKFVAVMVYVFGMALFTIVMGNGFAAFPVMAGGVGVPVLVGVFGANPAVMASIGMFSGYCGTLMTPMAANFNIVPAALLELPDRNAVIKAQLPTALTLLVVNVFLLYFLMNR, encoded by the coding sequence ATGATCATTTCCGTCACTTATCTTTACTATCTGGTAGGCATCATTCTCGCGATCACCGCCGGCATGACCTTACGCGACAGCACAAATCCGCGGCGTTGGTCCAGCGGCTTATTTTGGGGATTATTCGCGGCCGCGTTTTTAATCGGAGACCGGTTGCCTCCGTCACTGGTCGGCCTTGGCGTCATTCTGATGGCGCTGATCGCTGGTCTTGGATGGGTCGGCGCCGGCAAGCACGTTGAGCTTCCTGATGCGGCGCGGCGCGCCAGTGCTGGCCGGCTTGGGAATAAATTATTCGTCCCCGCTTTGGCGATCCCGATTGTGACGGTGATCGGCACTGTGCTGCTGCACAGCGTCAAAATCGGAGATAGTTTTTTGCTTGACCCAAAAAATACCACGCTGGTCAGTCTTGGTATTGGTTGTATCGTCGCACTCGGGCTCGCTTGCTGGTTAACCCATGACACGCCCGCTCAATCCATGCGTGAATCGCGCCGTCTGACAGAAGCGTTGGGCTGGGCCGTGGTTTTACCGCAAATGCTCGGAATGCTGGGTTTGGTGTTCTCGGATGCGGGGGTCGGGAAGGCGGTGGCGCATATCACCACGTCGTACATCAACATGGATTATAAATTTGTCGCTGTCATGGTGTACGTGTTTGGCATGGCATTATTTACGATCGTGATGGGTAACGGTTTTGCTGCCTTTCCGGTGATGGCGGGCGGCGTCGGCGTACCGGTCCTCGTCGGCGTATTTGGCGCGAATCCCGCCGTCATGGCCTCAATCGGAATGTTTTCAGGTTATTGCGGCACCTTGATGACGCCGATGGCGGCAAACTTCAATATTGTGCCTGCAGCGTTACTGGAATTGCCGGATCGCAATGCCGTGATAAAAGCGCAGCTGCCAACAGCACTCACGCTATTGGTGGTGAACGTATTCCTTCTTTATTTTCTGATGAACCGATAA
- the pxpA gene encoding 5-oxoprolinase subunit PxpA yields the protein MVTSAKPLAQQSSSGAEPRLSVDLNADLGEGGANDQALLALISSANIACGWHAGRAGLMQQTVAWAIQYGVAIGAHPSFPDPDNFGRTEMHLPAQEIYSGILYQIGALAAIAEAQGARLRHVKPHGALYNQAARDPTLADAVVAAVRDFDPALALFGLANSALIAAAKRAGLSAIEEVFADRGYSPDGSLVKRGSTGDLIEDEEKALAQTISMVRDSRVQAIDGSWVPLTANTVCLHGDGAHALAFAQRIRAYLAQEGITVSAHHASAAVSSTDRYSLFPLLK from the coding sequence ATGGTGACTTCCGCCAAGCCCTTAGCCCAGCAGTCTTCCTCAGGTGCAGAGCCTCGCCTTTCTGTAGACCTTAACGCTGACCTCGGCGAGGGCGGCGCTAACGATCAAGCTTTGTTGGCATTGATCAGTTCCGCCAATATTGCCTGTGGCTGGCATGCAGGTAGAGCTGGGTTGATGCAGCAGACCGTCGCTTGGGCGATACAGTATGGCGTTGCCATCGGCGCGCATCCCAGTTTCCCGGATCCCGATAATTTTGGCCGTACCGAGATGCATCTGCCAGCGCAAGAGATTTATAGCGGCATCCTTTACCAGATCGGTGCACTTGCTGCAATTGCAGAAGCACAGGGCGCGCGCTTAAGGCACGTAAAGCCGCACGGTGCCCTGTATAACCAAGCTGCACGTGATCCTACGTTAGCCGATGCAGTTGTTGCTGCGGTGCGAGATTTTGATCCGGCATTAGCCCTTTTCGGGTTAGCAAACAGTGCACTGATTGCGGCGGCGAAACGGGCTGGCTTATCGGCGATTGAAGAGGTTTTTGCCGACCGTGGTTATAGCCCCGATGGCAGTCTGGTCAAACGCGGCTCAACCGGGGATTTGATCGAGGACGAAGAGAAGGCACTAGCGCAAACGATCAGCATGGTGCGAGATAGCAGAGTGCAGGCGATAGACGGAAGTTGGGTTCCGTTGACCGCGAATACGGTTTGTTTGCATGGCGATGGTGCGCACGCACTGGCATTTGCTCAGCGTATTCGCGCTTATCTGGCGCAGGAGGGCATCACCGTCTCGGCGCACCATGCGAGCGCTGCAGTATCGAGTACAGATCGTTATTCCCTGTTTCCTTTATTGAAATAA
- the lipB gene encoding lipoyl(octanoyl) transferase LipB — protein sequence MPLSSSPQIVQRGNEPYQVTFDAMRAYTDARTSATPDQLWIVEHPPVFTLGLAADPSHVLAAHAIPVVQTDRGGEVTYHGPGQVVVYLLIDLRRKRAESRLFARAFVHVIEQAVIETLAAYNLVGERKPGAPGIYMASGPWQGAKIAALGLKIRASGCTYHGVSLNVAMDLTPFSWINPCGYEGLATVDMKTLDVDAALSTVQLALAHILIERLG from the coding sequence ATGCCGCTTTCTTCCTCCCCCCAAATAGTTCAGCGTGGTAACGAACCGTATCAGGTCACTTTTGATGCCATGCGCGCCTATACTGACGCGCGCACATCAGCCACACCCGATCAGTTGTGGATCGTCGAACATCCGCCTGTCTTCACGCTAGGGCTAGCCGCCGACCCGAGCCATGTGCTGGCAGCGCATGCCATCCCAGTGGTACAGACCGATCGTGGGGGCGAGGTCACTTATCATGGCCCCGGGCAGGTAGTCGTCTACTTGCTGATCGACTTACGCCGCAAACGCGCAGAAAGCCGACTTTTTGCACGAGCATTCGTGCATGTTATCGAGCAAGCAGTGATCGAGACGCTCGCAGCGTATAATCTTGTTGGTGAGCGCAAACCCGGCGCGCCGGGTATTTACATGGCATCCGGTCCGTGGCAAGGGGCGAAGATCGCAGCGCTCGGGTTGAAAATTCGTGCCAGCGGCTGCACTTATCATGGCGTGTCGCTGAATGTTGCCATGGATTTGACGCCATTTTCCTGGATCAATCCGTGCGGCTACGAAGGTTTGGCTACTGTCGATATGAAAACGCTGGACGTTGATGCGGCTCTATCAACAGTGCAGTTAGCACTCGCTCACATACTGATCGAACGCCTCGGTTGA
- a CDS encoding TlpA disulfide reductase family protein, whose product MQAHVDAVSRKPLLIKIGIAIVIASIGLFVMLSLSHKTPAPDVSFTNLQGEKISLKSLRGKVVMVNFWATSCTTCVGEMPKMIETYDKYKAHGLDFVAVAMSYDPPNYVLNFVKTRALPFQVALDTNDKIANSFGDVKLTPTTFVIDKQGNIIKRYVGEPVFAELHQLLDKALAA is encoded by the coding sequence ATGCAAGCTCATGTAGATGCCGTGTCACGAAAACCGCTCTTGATAAAGATCGGAATAGCGATCGTGATCGCTTCAATAGGCTTGTTCGTCATGTTATCGCTCTCCCATAAAACTCCCGCACCGGATGTCAGTTTCACGAATTTACAGGGCGAAAAAATTTCGCTCAAGAGTTTGCGCGGCAAAGTTGTAATGGTTAATTTCTGGGCCACGAGTTGTACAACTTGTGTTGGCGAAATGCCCAAAATGATTGAAACCTACGATAAATATAAAGCCCACGGCCTGGATTTTGTAGCAGTGGCCATGAGTTATGACCCACCGAATTATGTTCTGAATTTCGTTAAGACACGCGCTTTACCGTTTCAGGTAGCGTTAGATACCAATGACAAGATTGCTAATTCCTTTGGTGACGTCAAACTGACGCCAACCACCTTTGTGATCGATAAACAAGGGAATATTATCAAACGTTATGTCGGTGAGCCTGTTTTCGCCGAATTGCATCAATTGCTCGATAAGGCACTTGCGGCCTGA
- a CDS encoding BON domain-containing protein yields the protein MISAQSRWNALRRPLMAIALCGAVAMSVQGCVGLLLGGAVVGGFAATDRRTLGAQTDDKTIAIKGESRLPGVVGEPNHINVTSFNRRVLLTGEVRDEAAKAAAEQDVKSIEGVHSVLNELTVAEPSSFGQRSNDTYITSKVKASLLDAKDVFGNSIKVVTERGVVYLMGRATEREANRAAQIAAGVDGVQKVVKAFEYLTEDELTQLSSAPNQEK from the coding sequence ATGATTAGTGCGCAAAGTCGTTGGAATGCGTTGCGGCGCCCATTGATGGCAATAGCGCTATGCGGTGCGGTGGCGATGAGTGTGCAGGGTTGTGTTGGACTGCTGCTTGGTGGTGCAGTGGTCGGAGGATTTGCAGCGACTGATCGGCGTACCTTAGGCGCGCAAACCGATGACAAAACAATCGCAATTAAAGGCGAGTCACGGCTTCCGGGCGTCGTTGGAGAGCCAAATCACATTAATGTCACCAGCTTCAACCGCCGCGTCTTATTGACCGGTGAAGTGCGTGACGAAGCGGCTAAAGCTGCCGCTGAACAGGATGTAAAGTCGATCGAAGGCGTCCATTCGGTGTTGAACGAGTTGACCGTTGCAGAACCATCGAGTTTCGGACAACGCTCTAACGATACCTATATCACGAGCAAGGTTAAGGCTTCCTTGCTGGATGCAAAGGATGTTTTTGGTAATTCCATTAAAGTCGTCACCGAGCGTGGTGTCGTTTATCTAATGGGCCGAGCCACTGAGCGTGAAGCGAATCGGGCGGCGCAAATCGCTGCTGGTGTCGACGGCGTGCAAAAAGTCGTCAAGGCGTTTGAATACCTGACAGAAGATGAGCTAACGCAATTGTCTTCAGCACCTAACCAGGAGAAGTGA